The Opitutaceae bacterium genome contains a region encoding:
- a CDS encoding response regulator gives MKTFVKIFKYTAGEPTSDDEKGKQSRMFNDFKKFVASTAVKGSNRALTGPVQGSVLIVDDEPDMRVIGRIALEQIGYTVAEAENGAKALEIVSDRSQNICLVVSDVLMPEMDGFGLVRKMQAICPGMPVILLSGHIVEEDLWGESNAGVRYLSKPYHLHDLQNAVIDMVGPVLSVSA, from the coding sequence GTGAAAACCTTCGTAAAGATTTTCAAATACACTGCGGGCGAACCCACCAGTGACGATGAAAAGGGGAAACAATCTCGTATGTTTAACGACTTTAAGAAGTTTGTTGCCAGCACGGCTGTGAAGGGATCCAACCGCGCGCTCACCGGCCCTGTTCAGGGCTCGGTTTTGATCGTGGATGACGAACCGGACATGCGGGTCATTGGTCGAATCGCCCTGGAACAGATCGGGTACACCGTTGCCGAGGCGGAAAACGGCGCCAAGGCGTTGGAAATCGTTTCCGACCGGTCGCAGAACATCTGCTTGGTCGTATCCGACGTACTTATGCCTGAGATGGATGGGTTTGGCCTCGTCCGCAAGATGCAGGCAATCTGCCCGGGCATGCCTGTGATTTTGCTGAGCGGGCATATTGTCGAGGAGGACCTCTGGGGAGAGTCAAATGCCGGGGTGCGCTACCTCTCCAAACCCTATCATCTGCACGATTTACAAAACGCGGTGATTGACATGGTCGGTCCTGTGTTGTCCGTAAGTGCTTGA
- a CDS encoding cyclic nucleotide-binding domain-containing protein, whose translation MDEQLILTGAMLRLNPALQRAVPAKGTAVLKGRHPGATYLTVSDSQWDVLRNFLNPITVPDVLRVLILRRAAIPLREFYELILKAHRAGVLITSPSLPDEEPRVWHWWRMPGNIFMLPAWAGAGFAFLWLALNGLPLPVTWQAEGVQVLLGWVGACVALTLGDFMAACVLSHVRSVAPLPHFEWRTVCPHFAVRLDDVQTLSRQEQVGVWSARLFPLAMSTAGFVGLAGHLWPSAALVPLLALLVGLRPFGGGILMPVLSALLRGEVLDTHKELLFSGNRRWSIRLAFGLKRVNSTYVFTRLAAGVLWAFFLVTLSLRSVGSGVLEVYSDAGYWRNVGVWLLAGVTASLAVSVAPPAWRRLRRSSTRAFRGVMRHLRWWIADVELMGSHAAILQTMAASLVFRRLSQASRLGLVVSGEVRRMAPWKTWGGTGQPVPVGMILSGRVVVLRSLRPGKFQQVAVFEEGDVIGSEPWTDVDGGAVQVRTLSPVILLEWTPETFGEKVVNELGVTAAGDLMVKVPFLRPLPLCCGWHPQAIGRFAQIARFTTFEPNHHVLAEGEAVLWFFILFTGKVGTRKRRGRRARLVPGDYFGEISLMRQDVATADVVTIGPARCLLIHRPEFLRFMTHNPFVALEVEEVSSKRFGRPVFPYRK comes from the coding sequence ATGGACGAACAACTTATCCTCACCGGGGCAATGCTCCGGCTGAACCCGGCCCTCCAGCGGGCGGTGCCGGCGAAAGGCACGGCTGTTCTCAAAGGACGTCACCCGGGCGCGACCTACCTCACCGTGAGCGACTCACAGTGGGATGTGCTTCGGAATTTCCTGAATCCGATAACGGTTCCCGACGTTCTCCGTGTCCTTATTTTGCGCCGTGCCGCCATCCCCCTCCGCGAGTTCTATGAACTGATCTTGAAGGCCCACCGTGCCGGGGTCTTGATCACCTCGCCTTCGCTTCCGGACGAGGAGCCAAGGGTGTGGCATTGGTGGCGGATGCCCGGGAATATTTTCATGTTGCCTGCCTGGGCGGGGGCCGGGTTCGCCTTTCTCTGGCTCGCCTTGAATGGACTGCCATTGCCGGTGACCTGGCAGGCAGAAGGAGTGCAGGTGCTCCTGGGCTGGGTGGGGGCCTGCGTGGCGCTCACGCTCGGCGATTTCATGGCCGCCTGCGTGCTCAGCCATGTGCGCTCCGTCGCCCCTCTTCCCCATTTTGAGTGGCGGACGGTTTGCCCGCATTTTGCCGTTCGCCTCGACGATGTGCAGACGCTGTCGCGCCAGGAGCAGGTGGGCGTGTGGAGCGCGCGTCTTTTCCCGCTCGCCATGTCAACGGCCGGCTTTGTCGGGCTTGCCGGGCACTTGTGGCCGTCCGCGGCGCTGGTCCCGCTGCTCGCGCTTTTGGTGGGGCTCCGACCCTTTGGCGGCGGAATCCTGATGCCGGTCCTGTCGGCCCTACTTCGTGGTGAGGTGCTCGACACGCACAAGGAACTGCTCTTCTCGGGAAACAGGCGCTGGTCCATCCGCCTAGCGTTCGGCCTCAAGCGGGTCAACTCGACTTACGTCTTCACCCGCCTCGCCGCCGGCGTACTGTGGGCGTTTTTCCTCGTGACGCTCAGCCTTCGCTCGGTTGGTTCGGGAGTGCTTGAAGTGTATTCAGACGCTGGATACTGGCGCAATGTGGGTGTATGGCTCCTTGCCGGCGTGACGGCGTCGCTCGCAGTGTCGGTGGCGCCACCCGCGTGGCGGAGACTCAGGCGTTCCTCGACGCGGGCGTTCCGGGGCGTGATGCGTCACCTGCGGTGGTGGATTGCCGATGTCGAGCTCATGGGCTCGCACGCTGCAATCCTGCAGACGATGGCGGCCTCGCTGGTCTTCCGGCGGCTGAGCCAGGCCTCGCGGCTCGGCCTTGTTGTGTCGGGGGAGGTGCGCCGGATGGCTCCCTGGAAAACGTGGGGTGGGACCGGGCAGCCAGTGCCGGTGGGAATGATCCTGTCCGGACGCGTCGTCGTGCTTCGTTCCTTGCGGCCAGGTAAATTTCAACAGGTGGCGGTTTTCGAGGAAGGCGACGTGATCGGCTCGGAACCCTGGACGGATGTGGATGGCGGCGCGGTGCAGGTCCGCACGCTTTCCCCGGTCATTCTCTTGGAATGGACCCCGGAGACCTTCGGCGAAAAGGTCGTCAATGAGCTCGGCGTTACCGCCGCCGGCGACCTGATGGTGAAAGTGCCCTTCCTGAGGCCGTTGCCCCTCTGCTGCGGATGGCACCCCCAAGCGATTGGACGCTTTGCGCAGATCGCCCGTTTTACGACCTTCGAGCCTAACCACCATGTTCTTGCCGAGGGTGAGGCCGTGCTTTGGTTCTTCATCCTGTTCACCGGCAAGGTGGGGACCCGAAAACGGCGCGGCAGGCGCGCCAGGCTCGTACCCGGGGACTATTTTGGCGAGATCAGCCTGATGCGTCAGGACGTTGCGACAGCAGATGTGGTCACGATCGGGCCGGCGAGGTGCCTTTTGATTCATCGTCCGGAGTTTCTCCGGTTCATGACCCATAACCCCTTCGTCGCTCTCGAAGTCGAGGAGGTCAGCTCCAAGCGTTTTGGTCGGCCGGTCTTCCCCTACCGGAAGTAG
- a CDS encoding 3-methyladenine DNA glycosylase, whose translation MPGVLPETCFEENEWLALAAAHEARVRQWTDPHQERASRGERHPVYDFLFDYYAFRPAWLRRWHPGIGHGLKGAAALAYATRSGYRQQGEIISADPSFLSPSRRETLSWLRGMLASTQSRPALFGCFGLHEWAMVYRLPPQEIRHARWPLRLTSAEVSAVVEGHALCCTHFDAFRFFTEPARPLNKQHLTREGTVAMEQRGCLHANMDLYKWAFKLAPYSPSELVADCFELALEIRELDMRASPYDLSALGFEPVCIETPDGKAEYERLQRAFSRRAEPLRDRLIGICDSITRALAAEYGRS comes from the coding sequence ATGCCGGGAGTGCTGCCTGAGACGTGCTTTGAAGAAAATGAGTGGCTGGCTCTCGCTGCTGCGCATGAAGCACGTGTGAGGCAATGGACTGACCCCCATCAGGAACGTGCCTCACGGGGCGAGCGACACCCGGTGTATGACTTTCTATTCGATTATTATGCCTTCCGCCCCGCGTGGCTACGGCGGTGGCATCCCGGCATTGGGCACGGGCTCAAAGGTGCCGCAGCCCTGGCCTATGCAACGCGTTCGGGCTACAGGCAACAAGGGGAGATCATCTCAGCCGATCCCTCATTCTTGTCACCCTCCCGCCGTGAAACGCTCTCCTGGCTTCGTGGAATGCTCGCGAGCACACAATCGCGCCCTGCCCTATTCGGCTGTTTTGGACTTCATGAATGGGCGATGGTGTACCGCCTCCCGCCGCAGGAGATCCGCCACGCCCGCTGGCCTCTCCGGCTTACGTCGGCTGAAGTGTCCGCTGTTGTCGAGGGTCACGCGCTGTGCTGCACGCATTTCGATGCCTTCCGTTTTTTTACCGAACCAGCAAGGCCCCTCAACAAGCAGCACCTCACAAGGGAGGGCACCGTGGCGATGGAACAGCGTGGCTGCCTTCATGCCAACATGGACCTATACAAATGGGCCTTCAAACTCGCGCCCTACTCCCCTTCCGAACTCGTCGCTGACTGCTTTGAACTCGCCTTGGAAATCCGCGAGCTCGACATGCGGGCAAGCCCCTACGACCTGTCGGCGCTCGGCTTCGAGCCGGTGTGCATCGAGACACCGGATGGAAAAGCCGAGTACGAGCGGCTTCAACGCGCCTTCTCACGCCGCGCCGAGCCGCTTCGGGACCGCTTGATTGGCATTTGTGATTCAATTACCCGAGCCTTGGCCGCCGAGTACGGCCGGAGCTGA
- a CDS encoding sugar phosphate nucleotidyltransferase, producing MALTLLILAAGMGSRFGGLKQLEPVGPCGETLLDYSVHDALKSGFDRVLFVIRRDFEATFREQIGARYRDRVEVEYAFQSLERLPEGFAPPPGRVKPWGTGHATWCARAQLNGPFAVINADDFYGRAAFEQLAHFLRTQRAGEAALAGYTLRRTLSENGAVSRGVCEVGPDGLLRSVTEHKGIRPEAVGASRSFSGDEIVSMNCWGFGPDFLPGLHGAFLGFLASLEKGDPLTSEFYLPGAVSDLVATGSLRVRVVPAESDWFGVTYREDKPKVTAALEALTASGAYTKPLFAS from the coding sequence ATGGCACTCACACTCCTGATTCTCGCGGCGGGCATGGGCTCGCGTTTCGGCGGCCTCAAGCAGCTTGAGCCGGTTGGCCCCTGCGGGGAGACCTTGCTCGATTACTCGGTGCATGACGCGCTGAAGTCGGGTTTCGACCGAGTGCTGTTCGTGATCCGTCGCGACTTCGAAGCCACATTCCGAGAGCAGATCGGAGCGCGCTATCGAGATCGGGTTGAGGTGGAGTATGCCTTTCAATCACTGGAGCGCCTCCCCGAGGGCTTTGCCCCTCCGCCAGGTCGTGTGAAGCCATGGGGGACGGGACATGCGACTTGGTGCGCCCGCGCGCAACTCAACGGCCCGTTTGCGGTGATCAACGCGGATGATTTCTACGGGCGCGCCGCGTTCGAACAACTCGCCCATTTTTTGCGCACCCAAAGGGCCGGCGAAGCGGCTCTTGCAGGCTATACCCTCCGCAGGACCCTTTCAGAGAACGGCGCGGTTTCACGGGGGGTGTGCGAAGTGGGTCCTGATGGGCTCCTGCGTTCGGTCACCGAGCACAAGGGAATCAGACCGGAGGCTGTGGGCGCCTCCAGGAGCTTCAGTGGAGACGAAATCGTTTCCATGAATTGCTGGGGCTTCGGCCCGGATTTTCTACCGGGCCTGCACGGCGCCTTCCTCGGTTTTCTGGCAAGCCTCGAAAAGGGCGACCCGCTCACATCGGAGTTCTACCTTCCGGGTGCCGTGTCAGACCTCGTTGCTACCGGGAGCCTGCGAGTGAGAGTCGTCCCGGCCGAAAGTGACTGGTTCGGCGTCACCTATCGCGAAGACAAACCCAAGGTCACCGCAGCGCTGGAGGCGCTGACAGCCTCCGGGGCCTACACGAAGCCATTGTTTGCGTCCTGA
- a CDS encoding methyl-accepting chemotaxis protein, which yields MKLPSLTIGRTIVSGFAFVFVLFVAVAGIAYFALDRSSQGLAQFSNSTAETNLAGSLETSMLSLRMGVNEFLATGTDASYENFQKNQKALEQAMSKAGQEITEPSRAKDVADATKLLVEYTAAFQKVVDLSHQRQKVVGEILTPQSELIANGLRELLVSARKSGDQNASFQTSSALQNFFSAEASVNSFLLTRDAAHSTKVRESFAALNKTVASILKDLQEAEALDASLADPAKAKLLNDLSQAAAAYLDGFEQVVAATEARALVVSGDLDRLAPLFTQKISNVRTSVHEMQTQLDAQIRDEQKRNNALVLTLSVGGVVLGLVGAWFIIRRVTKPISRISERLSAGANQTATASSQVTSASQSMAEGSSRQAASLEESSASLEEMASMTRKNAENAQSAKALANQTRVAADAGTEDMKEMKSAMAAIQASSSEISKIIKTIDEIAFQTNLLALNAAVEAARAGEAGLGFAVVADEVRSLAQRSVQAARETAQKISDATAKSEQGAKISEKVAKSLDEINNKARQVDELIAEIAVASQEQSQGIDQVARAVSDMDQVTQANAATAEETSAAAAELSNQAAQLKEIIGELNNMVGGAGVALSGSDEQESESAHHEEPKVEAKPVAKAAPAKAPAKPVQAQPAPARVAKAVTAGNQIPNRSTHPSSGNDDRFFKDM from the coding sequence GTGAAACTACCGTCCCTCACTATCGGTCGAACGATCGTCTCTGGATTCGCGTTCGTCTTCGTCCTCTTTGTCGCGGTCGCCGGGATCGCATACTTCGCCCTCGACCGCTCGTCACAAGGTCTGGCGCAGTTCTCCAACAGCACGGCTGAGACCAACCTCGCCGGTTCGTTGGAAACCTCGATGCTCTCGCTTCGCATGGGCGTGAATGAGTTCCTCGCCACTGGCACTGACGCGAGCTACGAGAACTTCCAGAAGAATCAGAAAGCCCTCGAGCAGGCGATGTCGAAGGCCGGCCAGGAGATCACCGAGCCGAGCCGCGCAAAGGATGTCGCTGACGCCACCAAACTTTTGGTCGAATACACGGCTGCGTTCCAGAAAGTGGTCGATCTGTCGCACCAGCGCCAGAAGGTCGTGGGCGAGATTTTGACCCCCCAATCCGAGTTAATCGCGAATGGTCTCCGTGAACTCCTGGTGTCCGCGCGAAAGAGCGGCGACCAGAACGCGTCCTTCCAAACCTCCAGCGCACTCCAGAATTTCTTTTCCGCCGAAGCTTCGGTGAATAGCTTCCTGCTCACCCGCGACGCCGCTCATTCGACTAAAGTTCGTGAGTCTTTCGCTGCGCTGAACAAGACCGTGGCCAGCATTCTCAAGGACCTCCAGGAAGCGGAAGCCCTCGACGCCTCGCTCGCAGACCCGGCGAAGGCCAAACTGCTCAACGACCTGAGCCAAGCCGCCGCAGCTTATCTCGATGGTTTCGAACAGGTGGTCGCCGCGACAGAAGCCCGCGCGCTTGTGGTCAGTGGAGACCTCGATCGCCTCGCCCCCCTCTTTACGCAAAAGATCAGCAATGTCCGCACGTCCGTCCACGAGATGCAGACCCAACTGGACGCCCAGATTCGCGACGAGCAGAAGCGCAACAATGCGCTGGTTCTGACCTTGTCGGTGGGTGGCGTTGTGCTCGGCCTTGTGGGTGCGTGGTTCATCATTCGTCGCGTGACCAAGCCAATTTCCCGGATCAGCGAACGCCTTTCCGCTGGTGCCAACCAGACCGCCACGGCTTCATCGCAGGTCACGTCCGCAAGCCAGTCAATGGCCGAAGGTTCGTCCCGCCAGGCAGCCTCGCTTGAGGAAAGCTCTGCTTCGCTCGAAGAGATGGCCAGCATGACGCGGAAGAACGCGGAGAATGCCCAGTCTGCAAAGGCCCTCGCCAATCAGACCCGCGTCGCCGCCGATGCCGGCACAGAGGACATGAAGGAAATGAAGTCGGCGATGGCAGCCATTCAGGCTTCAAGCTCCGAGATTTCGAAGATCATCAAGACCATCGATGAGATCGCTTTTCAAACGAACCTTCTGGCGCTGAACGCAGCCGTCGAAGCGGCGCGAGCCGGTGAGGCCGGATTGGGCTTCGCGGTGGTTGCTGACGAAGTCCGCTCGCTCGCGCAGCGCAGCGTGCAGGCCGCTCGCGAGACAGCCCAGAAGATTTCCGACGCCACGGCCAAGTCCGAGCAAGGCGCCAAGATTTCCGAGAAGGTCGCGAAGAGCCTGGATGAAATTAACAACAAGGCCCGCCAAGTCGACGAACTGATCGCAGAGATCGCAGTCGCCTCCCAGGAGCAGAGCCAGGGTATCGACCAGGTGGCCCGGGCTGTGTCCGACATGGACCAAGTCACCCAGGCCAATGCAGCTACCGCCGAGGAAACAAGCGCGGCCGCTGCCGAACTCAGCAACCAGGCTGCCCAGCTCAAGGAAATCATCGGCGAACTCAACAACATGGTCGGCGGTGCCGGCGTCGCCCTTTCCGGCTCTGACGAGCAGGAATCGGAGTCGGCACACCACGAAGAGCCAAAAGTTGAAGCCAAACCCGTGGCAAAGGCGGCACCTGCAAAGGCCCCCGCGAAGCCCGTTCAAGCCCAGCCTGCACCCGCCCGTGTCGCGAAGGCAGTGACTGCTGGCAACCAGATTCCCAACCGTTCGACGCACCCCTCAAGCGGGAATGACGACCGTTTCTTCAAGGACATGTGA
- a CDS encoding energy transducer TonB → MKHFCRNIFVALAVSVLAITSTMRADDTVYTQVDEKPVPLKTPPPRYPDAMKREGVSGIVAVSIVIDEGGNVIKATVAKSTNPEFDSPAVEAVEKWKFKPAKKDGNAVKVKVTVPLRFTAEE, encoded by the coding sequence ATGAAACATTTCTGTCGAAATATCTTCGTCGCCTTAGCCGTCAGCGTGCTCGCCATCACCAGCACAATGCGTGCAGACGATACTGTTTATACACAAGTTGACGAGAAACCCGTCCCGCTGAAGACCCCGCCGCCGCGTTATCCCGATGCGATGAAGCGCGAAGGTGTCTCCGGTATTGTTGCGGTGTCTATCGTCATCGATGAGGGGGGGAATGTTATCAAGGCAACCGTTGCCAAGTCCACCAATCCTGAATTCGACTCTCCTGCGGTCGAAGCGGTTGAGAAGTGGAAGTTCAAGCCTGCAAAGAAGGATGGCAACGCCGTCAAGGTAAAGGTCACCGTGCCTCTGCGTTTCACCGCTGAGGAGTAA
- a CDS encoding DUF4202 domain-containing protein: MDRYDRARSTIDALHAADPCRTPDGRPAELEYADRMEKWIERLNPSPAPLLRLAARCQHLERWLVPRSTFPEGRTGYLQWRRSLYIKQAERAREVLLASEVPADEAAEVATWVSKTGLKTNVGTQALEDAACLVFLENEINDFAASHADYTEDKFIEIIRKTWKKMSPGAHALALALPFSPTVGALVNKALTSPDAGSVGRHEQ, from the coding sequence ATGGACCGCTACGATCGCGCCCGCTCCACCATTGACGCTTTGCACGCCGCCGACCCATGCCGGACTCCCGACGGTCGACCGGCTGAACTGGAGTATGCCGATCGAATGGAAAAGTGGATCGAGCGCCTGAATCCTTCGCCCGCGCCTTTGCTGCGGCTCGCGGCACGTTGCCAGCACCTTGAACGGTGGCTGGTCCCGCGCTCCACATTCCCGGAAGGCCGGACTGGCTACCTGCAGTGGCGTCGTTCGCTCTACATAAAACAAGCCGAACGCGCGCGAGAGGTGTTGCTGGCAAGCGAGGTCCCCGCAGACGAAGCCGCTGAAGTGGCGACATGGGTCTCGAAGACAGGACTGAAAACAAATGTGGGAACCCAGGCGCTGGAAGACGCCGCATGCCTCGTATTTCTGGAGAACGAAATCAACGACTTCGCCGCCTCCCATGCGGATTACACCGAGGACAAGTTCATCGAAATTATACGGAAGACATGGAAGAAAATGAGCCCTGGCGCGCACGCGTTGGCGCTCGCTTTGCCATTTTCACCGACTGTTGGCGCCCTCGTAAACAAGGCACTAACATCCCCTGATGCGGGGAGTGTGGGCAGACACGAACAGTAG
- a CDS encoding carbonic anhydrase family protein, whose amino-acid sequence MKRWPSSLSAGVLHALTLSSCIAPCLHASDSTYLSSSAIAASGIMTEERQDQTTPTQAYEWLKAGNERFRNGSQAHRNLTNQREALAHGQHPYASIVSCMDSRTSVEYIFDANLGDLFNCRIAGNIVNDDILGSLEYAHKVAGAKLLVVLGHSSCGAVKGAADNVLLGNLTPLCAKLRSALAAIPDDGKPRTSKNHDFIDRGARMNVIHTVRMIRDRSSVLREMHDRGLIDIIGAFYDLETGRVEFYRPLQGTPPIRNTTSLIKEEAAKTGHAQDNGTDTGHAANAQGSPDPSHETPGETHQEAPPDPAEAHAH is encoded by the coding sequence ATGAAACGTTGGCCAAGTTCCCTTTCGGCGGGGGTGCTCCACGCGCTCACCCTTTCTTCCTGTATCGCGCCCTGTCTCCACGCGAGCGACAGTACGTACCTGAGCTCGTCCGCCATTGCCGCTTCGGGAATCATGACCGAGGAGCGGCAGGACCAGACCACCCCCACGCAGGCCTACGAATGGCTGAAGGCTGGAAATGAGCGCTTCCGAAACGGCTCCCAGGCCCATCGCAACCTGACCAACCAGCGCGAAGCACTCGCCCATGGCCAGCACCCCTATGCATCGATCGTGAGTTGCATGGATTCCCGCACCTCAGTCGAGTACATCTTCGACGCAAACTTGGGCGACCTGTTCAATTGCCGGATCGCCGGGAACATCGTGAACGATGACATTCTCGGATCGCTGGAATACGCCCACAAAGTCGCCGGCGCCAAACTCCTGGTGGTGCTCGGACACTCCTCCTGCGGAGCAGTCAAGGGCGCGGCAGACAATGTGCTTCTCGGCAACCTCACACCCCTTTGCGCCAAGCTCCGGTCGGCACTTGCTGCCATCCCCGATGACGGAAAACCCAGGACGTCGAAGAACCACGATTTCATCGATCGTGGAGCCCGGATGAATGTGATCCACACCGTGCGCATGATTCGGGACCGGAGCTCCGTCCTGCGCGAGATGCATGACCGTGGCTTGATCGACATCATCGGCGCTTTCTACGACTTGGAAACGGGACGCGTGGAATTCTACCGGCCACTCCAAGGCACGCCGCCGATCCGAAACACCACCAGTCTCATCAAGGAAGAAGCTGCAAAGACGGGGCATGCGCAAGACAACGGCACCGACACAGGGCATGCTGCCAATGCTCAGGGTTCGCCCGATCCGTCACACGAGACACCGGGCGAAACGCACCAGGAGGCGCCTCCGGACCCTGCCGAAGCGCACGCGCACTAG
- a CDS encoding AGE family epimerase/isomerase, producing the protein MESRLLTSYADRIEADLRHNILPFWQRHAIDREKGGIIGELGLDGRPVAGVERGSLLTSRMLWTFSSAYRLHRDPGYRATAEWMKADLVTRFWDPVHGGLYWSIDGEGKPARTRKQIYGIAFGVYALTEHYRATGSRDSLDRAISLFHAIERHAWDPVCLGYFEACSREWTLLDDWRLSEKDMNEPKSQNTHLHIMEAYMNLLRVWPADEVRNALARLLGLMLEKVLDARSHHLGLFFDASWAWRTNRISYGHDIEAAWLMTEAAEVLGDPVVLDRIQKEAVAIAEVTLKEGVDADGAILYEGLPDGTYTNTMKDWWPQIEGAIGFLNAYEIGRDERHLKAALKLWDVIASHYIDRGEGEWHQNLDRSLAVVPAAKISFWKCPYHNGRGCMELPIRLRRLAAAR; encoded by the coding sequence ATGGAATCCCGTCTGCTCACCTCTTATGCCGACCGAATCGAGGCCGATCTCCGGCACAACATCCTGCCCTTCTGGCAGCGCCATGCGATCGATCGCGAGAAAGGAGGGATCATCGGGGAACTCGGTCTCGACGGACGACCGGTGGCCGGGGTGGAGCGCGGGTCCCTGCTGACTTCGCGTATGCTGTGGACGTTTTCCTCGGCCTACCGCCTGCACCGCGACCCCGGGTACCGCGCAACGGCAGAGTGGATGAAAGCGGACCTCGTGACACGCTTTTGGGATCCTGTCCATGGAGGCCTTTACTGGTCCATCGACGGCGAGGGGAAACCTGCCCGCACGCGGAAACAGATCTATGGAATCGCCTTCGGGGTCTACGCGCTTACGGAACACTATCGGGCGACGGGAAGCCGCGATTCGCTTGACCGTGCAATCTCCCTGTTCCACGCCATCGAGCGGCATGCTTGGGATCCGGTTTGTCTCGGGTATTTCGAGGCCTGCAGCCGCGAATGGACACTCCTCGATGACTGGCGGCTGAGTGAAAAGGACATGAACGAGCCGAAGTCGCAGAATACCCACCTCCACATCATGGAGGCCTACATGAACCTGTTGCGCGTCTGGCCCGCGGATGAGGTCCGCAACGCCCTCGCGCGGCTGCTCGGGCTCATGCTCGAAAAGGTATTGGATGCCCGTTCACACCATCTCGGGCTTTTCTTCGACGCCTCCTGGGCGTGGCGGACAAACCGCATTTCCTATGGCCACGATATTGAAGCTGCTTGGTTGATGACCGAGGCCGCGGAGGTGCTTGGGGACCCCGTAGTGCTTGACCGGATACAAAAAGAGGCGGTTGCGATCGCTGAAGTGACCCTCAAGGAGGGCGTCGATGCTGATGGTGCGATCCTCTACGAAGGCCTTCCCGACGGCACCTACACCAACACAATGAAGGACTGGTGGCCGCAGATCGAAGGCGCGATCGGCTTCTTGAACGCCTATGAGATCGGTCGCGATGAACGCCACCTCAAGGCGGCGCTAAAGCTTTGGGACGTCATCGCCTCGCATTACATCGATAGGGGCGAAGGTGAATGGCACCAGAATCTCGACCGTTCGCTTGCCGTGGTGCCGGCCGCCAAGATCTCGTTTTGGAAGTGCCCCTACCACAACGGGCGGGGCTGCATGGAGCTGCCAATCCGTTTGCGTCGCCTCGCAGCAGCGCGCTAG